One genomic region from Chthonomonas calidirosea T49 encodes:
- the polA gene encoding DNA polymerase I, with translation MESENGVKRKLILIDGYSLLFRAFFAGQALTTSDKRPTGALYGLANMLLSVLQSDKPDAIMVCWDAHAPTFREQEFIDYKAHRPSAAPELKEQMPVARQLVSAFGIPCVELAGYEADDIIGTLAHKGKAEGYQVIVITGDSDQLQLVDDHRVIVEITQRGVSERKAYDRQAVYDRYGVWPEQIPDFKALTGDASDNIPGVPGIGEKTAAKLLQQFGTLENLLEHLDQVTPPRIQQALKEAKEQALFSKRLATIVCDVPLEVEIVPYSPSEADWQRVRAIFRDLEFRSLLARIPQPSSPLAAREEEAPEERFDVAYRPIRDAAALKHALEVVKTKGRVAIRLELEGDAPLDAKLRGVAFAVEETEGENGGFKPSSYYVAIQEPEAIGGLWSFGEGGASDQEGGYVASLQELEPLFNASGIRRLVYQAKQVLIVLQRHGVRPLPFDFDVQIAAYLLDAGRSAYPLMDIAETYLRRRLELEDAFAPAERLMVEAGAILALEQPLERQLETNGMTKVFYEIEMPLVPVLAAIEQHGLLVDVDYLSVLSQKMAEQIAKIAAEIYELAGMEFNIGSPKQLQEVLFNKLQLPRGKKTKTGYSTGADLLEQLAPRYEIARKILEYREMAKLKATYADALVRLVRPDTHRVHTSLNQTITSTGRLSSSDPNLQNIPIRSEVGRQIRRAFIAPNGYKLLSCDYSQIELRVLAHVSDDPTLIQAFLNDEDIHAATAATVFGVEVAQVTPEQRRLAKTINFAVIYGQSAFSLAATLGVETGVAHEWIQAYFARLPGVKRYIEEIKELAHRQGWVQTLFGRRRYLPDLHSGNHQIRQAAERAAINMPIQGTAADIMKLAMIRVYHHLNAREDCALLLQVHDELLFEVKEEEIEACVAEIVPLMQEAYPLKVPLKVDAKVGTDWANMENVTSPLPKR, from the coding sequence ATGGAAAGTGAAAACGGTGTGAAGCGAAAACTGATCCTTATAGATGGCTATAGCCTCTTGTTTCGGGCTTTTTTTGCAGGTCAAGCGCTTACGACAAGCGATAAGCGACCGACCGGCGCGCTCTACGGTCTCGCCAATATGCTGCTGTCGGTGCTGCAATCGGATAAGCCGGACGCCATTATGGTGTGCTGGGATGCCCATGCTCCCACCTTTCGCGAACAGGAGTTCATAGATTACAAAGCTCATCGTCCCTCCGCCGCGCCGGAGCTGAAAGAGCAGATGCCGGTTGCCAGGCAGTTGGTAAGCGCTTTTGGCATTCCCTGTGTGGAACTTGCCGGCTATGAGGCCGACGACATCATCGGCACCTTGGCGCACAAAGGCAAGGCAGAAGGTTATCAGGTGATTGTGATTACCGGCGACTCGGATCAACTACAGCTTGTAGACGACCATCGTGTTATTGTAGAGATCACCCAAAGGGGGGTTTCGGAGAGGAAGGCCTACGATCGTCAGGCTGTCTATGACCGGTATGGGGTATGGCCCGAGCAGATACCCGATTTTAAAGCCCTCACCGGCGATGCCTCCGACAACATTCCGGGGGTGCCTGGGATCGGAGAGAAGACGGCGGCTAAACTGCTCCAGCAGTTTGGAACGCTCGAAAACCTATTGGAGCATCTCGACCAGGTAACGCCGCCCCGCATTCAGCAAGCGTTAAAAGAGGCCAAAGAGCAAGCGCTCTTTTCAAAGCGCCTGGCCACCATCGTTTGCGATGTTCCTCTGGAAGTCGAAATCGTGCCCTATTCGCCAAGTGAGGCGGATTGGCAGCGAGTACGCGCTATCTTTCGCGATCTGGAGTTTCGGTCGCTGTTGGCGCGAATTCCACAGCCCAGTTCACCTCTCGCAGCACGCGAAGAAGAGGCACCGGAAGAGCGGTTCGATGTGGCCTATCGTCCCATAAGGGACGCTGCAGCGTTAAAACACGCCCTGGAGGTGGTAAAGACGAAAGGGCGTGTTGCCATCCGACTTGAGCTAGAAGGAGATGCCCCACTCGACGCCAAACTGCGTGGAGTGGCTTTCGCTGTTGAGGAGACGGAGGGGGAGAACGGTGGTTTTAAGCCGAGCAGCTACTATGTAGCTATCCAAGAACCGGAAGCCATCGGAGGGCTTTGGTCTTTTGGAGAGGGCGGGGCTAGCGATCAAGAGGGGGGCTATGTGGCCTCCCTACAAGAGTTGGAGCCTCTGTTTAACGCCTCGGGGATACGGCGGCTGGTCTATCAGGCAAAGCAGGTGCTCATCGTGCTGCAACGCCATGGCGTTCGTCCCCTGCCATTTGACTTCGATGTCCAGATCGCGGCCTATCTATTGGATGCGGGGCGAAGCGCCTATCCGCTAATGGACATCGCGGAAACCTATTTACGCCGCCGACTCGAACTGGAGGACGCTTTCGCACCGGCGGAACGCCTGATGGTGGAGGCTGGGGCGATTTTAGCTTTGGAACAGCCGCTGGAAAGACAACTGGAGACCAACGGCATGACCAAGGTGTTCTATGAAATAGAGATGCCTCTCGTGCCGGTTCTAGCCGCCATTGAGCAGCATGGCCTTTTGGTAGACGTTGACTATCTTTCCGTTCTAAGCCAAAAGATGGCAGAACAGATTGCAAAAATCGCTGCTGAAATCTATGAGTTGGCCGGCATGGAGTTCAATATCGGCTCGCCAAAGCAGCTCCAGGAGGTGCTCTTCAATAAGCTGCAGTTGCCGCGTGGTAAGAAGACAAAAACGGGCTACTCCACCGGCGCCGATCTGCTGGAACAGCTCGCCCCACGCTATGAGATCGCCCGAAAGATATTAGAGTATCGAGAGATGGCCAAATTAAAGGCTACCTATGCGGATGCCTTGGTGCGTCTTGTGCGTCCCGATACCCATCGGGTTCATACCAGCCTTAACCAGACGATAACGAGCACAGGGCGGCTTAGCTCTTCCGACCCGAACCTGCAAAACATCCCGATCCGTTCGGAGGTAGGGCGCCAAATTCGGCGCGCTTTCATTGCGCCCAACGGTTATAAGCTGCTTTCATGCGACTACTCTCAGATCGAGCTACGGGTGCTTGCCCACGTTTCCGATGATCCCACGTTGATTCAGGCCTTTTTGAACGATGAAGACATTCACGCGGCAACAGCTGCCACTGTTTTCGGAGTAGAGGTAGCCCAGGTAACGCCGGAGCAGCGGCGGCTTGCTAAGACCATCAACTTCGCCGTGATCTACGGTCAGAGCGCCTTCTCCCTTGCCGCCACTTTGGGCGTAGAGACAGGTGTGGCGCATGAGTGGATCCAGGCCTATTTCGCTCGACTTCCTGGAGTAAAGCGCTACATTGAGGAGATAAAAGAGCTAGCTCATCGGCAAGGTTGGGTGCAGACGCTTTTTGGTCGCCGGCGCTATCTGCCCGATCTGCATAGCGGTAACCATCAGATTCGTCAAGCGGCGGAGCGAGCGGCCATTAACATGCCCATCCAAGGCACTGCGGCCGATATCATGAAATTAGCCATGATTCGGGTCTACCATCACCTAAACGCGCGTGAGGATTGTGCTCTCTTGCTACAGGTACACGACGAGCTGCTGTTTGAAGTGAAGGAAGAGGAAATAGAGGCCTGTGTTGCTGAGATCGTTCCTTTGATGCAGGAGGCTTATCCGCTGAAAGTACCTCTTAAGGTGGACGCGAAGGTGGGCACGGACTGGGCGAACATGGAGAATGTAACATCTCCATTGCCAAAGCGATAG
- a CDS encoding adenosine deaminase, with protein MPLYAELHRHLGGAVVPRIFWRFLHRHNHPLAARYPDYESFERFVTRPRATLTEFLELHTMVEQVQTLENLPYFISKLVRGAYVFEGILYMELRYTPFYRTDPAFSETQRLLQMREVVRTVQLAAESSEYPLILRQILCMHSRLPYSINRAIVDLAASEPECVCGVDLAGPDTLYAGRLQEWIDLFSYARSFGLKTTCHLFETPNGLYPELLPYVDRIGHGIQIPLRQPELLEAIAARGQCLEVCPTSYLRTGTMQSLEALREVFERCERAGVDIAICTDNPGLHNVRLPFEYENLLTLDIINFDQLRRCQQAAYRHAFAWPHADSPDSLIANITGSARLVQSE; from the coding sequence ATGCCGCTTTATGCCGAACTTCATCGTCATTTAGGAGGTGCCGTCGTACCGCGCATCTTTTGGCGCTTTCTTCATCGGCACAACCACCCTCTTGCTGCGCGCTACCCCGACTACGAAAGTTTTGAGCGTTTCGTAACGCGCCCACGCGCCACGCTCACCGAGTTTCTTGAGCTTCACACGATGGTAGAGCAGGTACAGACGCTGGAGAATCTGCCCTATTTTATCTCAAAGCTTGTGCGAGGAGCCTACGTTTTTGAGGGCATTCTCTACATGGAGCTGCGTTACACGCCGTTTTATCGAACTGACCCCGCGTTTTCGGAGACGCAACGACTTTTGCAGATGCGTGAAGTCGTGCGCACGGTGCAGTTGGCCGCAGAATCCTCCGAATATCCGCTGATCTTGCGGCAAATTCTGTGCATGCATAGCCGCTTACCCTACTCCATTAATCGGGCAATTGTGGATTTAGCGGCGTCTGAACCGGAATGCGTATGCGGGGTTGACCTGGCCGGGCCGGATACCCTCTACGCAGGGCGTTTGCAGGAGTGGATAGACCTGTTCTCCTACGCACGCTCTTTCGGCTTGAAAACCACCTGTCACCTTTTTGAGACGCCCAATGGACTCTATCCAGAGTTGTTGCCGTATGTAGACCGCATCGGACACGGCATCCAGATTCCTTTGCGGCAACCGGAGCTTTTGGAAGCTATTGCCGCGCGAGGGCAGTGCCTTGAAGTCTGTCCCACCTCCTACCTTCGCACGGGCACCATGCAGTCCTTAGAGGCGTTGCGCGAGGTGTTCGAGCGCTGTGAGAGGGCCGGGGTGGATATTGCCATCTGTACCGACAATCCCGGCCTGCACAATGTACGGCTGCCTTTTGAGTATGAAAACCTGCTGACGCTCGACATCATCAATTTCGATCAGCTTCGACGGTGTCAACAAGCGGCCTATCGTCATGCTTTCGCCTGGCCCCATGCCGATTCGCCGGATAGTCTTATCGCCAACATCACGGGCTCCGCTCGCCTAGTGCAGAGTGAGTGA
- a CDS encoding Gfo/Idh/MocA family protein — protein sequence MFRVALVGAGGMASMHANCYANIPNATLVGVMDIRAEAAQALAAKHGAKAFTDFDAMLKELKPDVVDICCPTPWHCEYVEAACQQAQTLGIRGLSTEKPMGRTLEECDRMIAASKAAGIPLFVAQVVRFFPEFSLAKRLIDTGAVGTPACVRTRRGGPMPHAWNDWYGDFALSGGCVLDLIIHDFDWLRWTFGEVERVYARGLGGSQLPDRDYALVTLRFKNGCIGHVEGTWADPGGFKVAFEIAGDAGLLEYNHNQPAGVPLRIALEGGDGPRAGVAVPESPVAVNPYQAELAHFLDCLEKGVPPSVTAEDGKEAVRIALAALESIQTDKPIFLA from the coding sequence ATGTTTCGAGTAGCACTTGTTGGCGCTGGTGGCATGGCCAGCATGCACGCAAACTGTTACGCCAATATCCCAAACGCTACGCTTGTGGGCGTAATGGATATTCGGGCAGAGGCCGCACAAGCGCTTGCTGCCAAGCATGGAGCCAAAGCCTTTACCGACTTCGATGCGATGCTAAAGGAGCTTAAACCCGATGTGGTGGACATCTGTTGCCCCACGCCTTGGCATTGTGAGTACGTAGAGGCCGCCTGCCAACAAGCGCAAACATTAGGCATTCGTGGCCTCTCCACAGAAAAGCCCATGGGGCGCACCCTAGAAGAGTGCGATCGGATGATCGCCGCCTCTAAAGCGGCAGGCATCCCGCTTTTTGTGGCGCAGGTCGTTCGATTCTTCCCAGAATTCTCTCTGGCCAAACGTCTGATTGACACCGGTGCCGTGGGAACCCCTGCGTGCGTCCGAACACGGCGTGGAGGCCCTATGCCACACGCATGGAACGACTGGTACGGCGATTTTGCTCTCAGCGGTGGGTGCGTGCTCGACCTGATTATTCACGATTTCGACTGGCTACGATGGACGTTCGGTGAGGTGGAACGAGTCTATGCCCGTGGATTGGGCGGTTCTCAACTGCCCGATAGAGACTACGCCCTGGTAACCCTTCGTTTCAAAAACGGATGCATCGGCCATGTGGAGGGGACATGGGCAGACCCAGGTGGCTTTAAAGTGGCCTTCGAAATAGCCGGCGACGCCGGCCTGCTGGAGTATAATCACAACCAACCCGCCGGTGTGCCGCTACGTATCGCCTTAGAGGGCGGCGATGGGCCCCGAGCTGGCGTTGCTGTGCCCGAAAGCCCTGTCGCTGTAAACCCCTACCAAGCAGAGCTAGCGCATTTCCTCGACTGCCTCGAAAAGGGCGTTCCGCCCTCCGTAACCGCAGAGGATGGGAAAGAGGCTGTGCGGATCGCCCTAGCTGCCCTCGAATCCATTCAGACCGACAAACCCATCTTTCTCGCCTAA